The window TAAGGCTACAATCAGTAGCGGAGGCATAATTATAATTTGGCCAATGGGGttcaaaaagttaaaaaattaaaagagattGTGGCCAATGAAAATAGAACAAGAAATCTCACGGATTTTGAACCTTAACCACTAAACTATGCTTTTGGACTATAtcaaggggattcaaaatataatatatagggaCACAACGAATTTTAtcttatatatatagtataattttccggcgaaggggTTTCCAGCGAACCATCTACCATCCCTTAAATCCGCCACTACATACAATAAACCCTCGCAGTCTGGCTTTTTCTTGCATCCGCACATAACGAGAACTTAGTATACCAGGCTGcactatataaaaatatttataaaatatttgagAAAATCGTGGTAAGAAAAACTTCGGGACTCCTGAAATAATAATAGTGTCATGTAAAATGAAACTGATGGGAGTATTCTATAACAAGAAATTGTAAAAGAAAatgcataaaaaaaaaaaaaagatttacttGGATCAGTTTTGGCAATGGTTGCAGTGCCAGCAAATTCACAAGAACCAGGAGCTCTATTTCTGCGCTGATAATAACTATTAAAAGCATAAGAAGCATGAGCTTGTATTGTATTAGGAAGAAAACAAAGCCCATTTTCCAAAATAGTAACACAATCTGCACCAGAACTACAAGCATAATCTAATGCATTTTGTAATGCTGTTTCACTTGCATCACTTCTTGTTACACACCATGTTGCTTTTACTTTAACTATTTCggtgcaaaataaaaaatatatgaacaAAAACACCACTTGAAATGGTGGTTTTGCCATTGATATGAAGCTAAAAGTTCAAGAAAATTTATGGGTTTTGTTGGggttctttttttctctttttggtgggGTTTGAGAGTGGGAATTTTGAGAGTGATAAGTTggggtttttgttaaagaaagggtaaaaaaggaaaggagaatGTTATGGTACAGTGTGGACAAAAGGACTGAATCAAATGGAGGAATGGGAACAAATTATAATTAATAAGGTCCATCACATAATGTTGTGAGATAATggtattttttagttttaattggAGGTTTCAAGTTCCATTATTAAAAGCTGAAAAACACATAACAAGGAGTGCTTCTTTTTTTAAGGGTTGTTTTGCAGGAgggataagggataattaattttgggattaaatttgagataaATTTATCTCATGTTTGATTGGGATAAATCGTGATATAACTATTTCGGGATTAGTTATGCCGGGATTGTAGTATCTTTTTACCCTTATGGGAGGATGAGATAACTAATCCTGGAATAATTAATCATGTGATAACTTAtttcccaaccaaacgaccccttagtgaGCTATAGGCGGTGCAAATTTTCTTAGATTTTTTACTACATGTTATTTCTTTTGCTTCAATTTTTCTATTATATTGTTATTGCTATTGCTTATCTTTCTATagatttatttcctttttactaCTGTCGAAATTTTATTTTACTTGAGCCTAGGGTCTATCGAAAGTAGACTCTCTACTTTcacaaggtaagggtaaggtctacatacacactactctccctcatactttacttgtgagattatattgagatagttattgttattgttgttgtaatgcATTAAGGTGAATTATGGCAATGCAAATCCAAATTAGTCGAACCAATAAATTCAGAATActgaaaataaaaaggaagacTGAAGAATTAACAAGAAGAtggtttcttttatctttttattattttatgtgttCTTTCAgctgtttcctttttcttttgttgtgttCTTTTTGtgagtttgctttttctttttggtgtttGAGATTTTGAGGACTTTGAAAGTGATGAACTGAATGAATGTTTTCTTGGACAGATgatattattttgtttctttttgtatGCTATACTATTTAATCTTTGGATGGATGCCTTTGGGGCATTGGCTTATAGATTCTTTTATTTTCCTGAATTTCAGCCTCTCTGTCTTGGGACTTACTAAAGTAACCACAAGGTACAAAATGTAGCCAAACATGGTGGTAACTAAAGAGGATGCTCAAAGtactataaaattttatttacacTCAATAGTTACATCAAGTCGTACTAATTTATCGTGATTGAAATATGTATTAAAACTTATAAAGTGATAATAGTATATGTAACTATATGTATTATGTATTTATTACATTGGTGTAAATATAAAATATGTTAAACTTTCTTTCAAGATTTTAGCACACTTTTTAGAAAAGTATGGACAACATTGTAGAAATGACACCACGTAGCCATTTTAAAAGATTGCTATTTAAAATGAACCAACGtgtcctgaattttaattttttgggatAAAAATATCGTAAATTGTCctaaaattaagatttttagttcAAAATTTCAGTACAAAATAAGTATTCCTTCCGTCTCATATTATCTGTCATGATTCTCTTGTACATGCCccttaagaaaaattaattaagatgaAATTTTAACTACTTTACCTTTATTCATGTCTTAATATTTAATCTTTCTTCATTGGTATTTGAACAAAGTTAATTTTCAAGGATAATTATTACTTAcggtaaaaaaggaaaaagataatcAATTTTATCTTGAATTTCTAAAGTGACAAATAATTTGGaacaactatttttagtaaccacgACTGATAATATGAGACAAAGGAAGTAGTGACTAACCCCCGAATCGCATCCATTTGTTTGTGCACTTCACCCGACAACATTCACAAAGTTCACGGGCCAATTTTAACTTTTCCCACTAAAGGAAAAATGTTGAATGACAATGTACAGTCAAACTCTATCATTTTCCAGCATGTACATCTTGGTAAACAattaatacaaaataagaaaagaaattaatAAGCATAAACTTACCACCCCATGCTGGTAAATAAGGATTGCTTTTTTGAACTCTTTCTCTACATGCATTTTTCAACATGTACATCTTTAAGTGATGgcattttgaaatttgaaaaataacaaaaaatgggTGTTAATACTCTATGATTGTAGTAATACAACTCACCTTTCTACCCTCCAACCCCTTTTCGTTGTGTATATCGTATGTGTTTCTCAAACGCGAACCTGTAGGGTGATCAATTAAACCCCAACCATTTTGATGTCAAAAATATTGCTAAGAAATTCGTATCAAATTTCTTCATAGAACAAAATATAGGCTTCACTCCGAAGAACTTCCTCTAATGAGACCTCTCGTACGTAGGCATCACTGGCATAATACCACACATAATCTTCCGCGTCCTTGTCTTTCCCAGCGATCTTTGGGCCGCCTCTAACATATGCAATATAGTGACCTCCCCTCATAGTCCCTGAATGTTCCACGACACCCACAAGCCGGTATTTGTAAACCTCCTTCTGCAGGCACCTGCAGTTACATCATTTCATTATCAGACAACCGCAGGCAGATAACATTTTGCAAAAGAGACTTGACCTACTCGGTCCTGGAAATAATATGCACCCGTGCAAAATACTATTACACGTTTTCAATTGAGTCTCGTCGACTTggtttcaaaagtctttctttttctctttctggTTTCATAGCACAAAAAATACCTATACATCATCAATTTACGGATATCAATATACTCTTTAGTTAATGGACAAATCAATCTTTTAAAATGGGTTATCAGCAATAAACCAAACAAACATTTGACTAAGACTAAAGAGTTCATAgccaactacaacaacaacaaactcagtgtattcccacaagtggggtctgaggaggatagtatgtacgcagaccttacccctacctttagaaggtagagaggctgttttcgatagaccttcGGCTAATGAAAGATAAAAGGAAGGAGCAATGACAAACAAACCAATCAGAAAACTAAGCGAAAACACAAAACTACACTAGGTAGTGCAATCAGAAACCGAAGCAaagacaacaacaaataataatagaAGCCTAGAAATACGAAAATACACTAAAGAATAGATAAAGATCCAACTAAGAATAGATAAAGATCCAccaataatttcatattttacatCCATTTTTGGTGAGTCCTCTCCAAGCTACACACTCACGGAACACTAACTTCAAACCAGTGACAGATAGTACAAAATAAAAGCCAAAGCACTGGAATATCAATTAAGATGTTCATATCACTTGGATAACAAGTTCCATGCAGAaccattattaaaaaaaaaggttCCATGCAGAAACATCAATCATATCAAGTGCttcaattaaaattaaaaaaggtGAAAAATAAGCTGATGGAACATATTAGAGCTGAGATTCAGAGACAATTTTCTAGCTTAactaatcaaaagaaaaaaaactatgGCTTCCCCGGCGTCCGCCCCCAGAGGGGTAAACAGATAAAAAAAAACAGATACAAGCGAAAAACGGACAATAACACTATCTTGCATGGATAAAACCGAAGGCACGTCACGGAGAGGAGCAAGAAATTCAATAATTCAAAGGACTGGAAACGACTGCCAATACGCGATAAAAAGTGTGAGGCCCTCTTAAAATAATATTTGACAGACATATGCTTCCACATTTGACCCCAATATGCTTACGCATAACAGGAAGAAGCAGTTGATGGTGTTTTCAGCAGTTCTTTAGAAGGTAAAAAATGAGAACAAATTTCGGAAATCCTGAGGCACAAATTAATAAGATCCTTGACTATTTAGACAGGCTACTGGCAGGTTTAGCAAACAGTCCATTTGACCATGTTAAGGTACCAAACTTTTCTTAAATTATAATACCAAACATTAGTTGTTACTTTTCATCATGATCAGACACAAGTTGCTACTTTTTTGAGTTTAATCAGGAAGTTAAATAAATGTTTCTGTTCTCTAGTTGACGAGATTTATTATTTGGACAGGATCCTCTAAAAGCTACACTATTGTTCTCAGGCCCTAACGTAAACAAGTTCCAAAAGCATTTCCGAAGCCTCTTAATCTCTACACACAACCATGATGCTGATAAAAATTAATTGACGGTGGATTATATATGAGAAATAGCTCTGGGGTCACaatactctttttctttgtaCTATTTTCCTATTATTTAAAGCCATCAACGAAACATTAAGTGATACACGAACTCACATAATCCTGAAATCAGCACTCTGGCTAACAAAGTTTTAGAACTCACATAATAAAatcatttccttttcttttgaaatGCTAATTTGCTCGCCTTGGTGACTCGAACTCGCAACCTTAACATTGGAGGTAGAGGTGCTTTCCACTTGAGCTACCCccttttggttttaataaaataatttcctaTCCAAGACACTATAAAGAGACTAACTTTGACAACATCCCAATTTGGTTGAGCGGAGGTAATCTGATGTTAGAACAAAGGATCTGATCCGTACTACAATGATTAGGATAATGAGCCTATGAAGACACAGGGAGAGGTGAATTTATGGCATTAGGAATAATCCTAAAAATGGAATTCATGACCATATACAAAATAAGAATGTGACAAGAGATGAGAATGACATgataaatttggaattttgggatGCAGAGACATAATTGTTAACACTCTAAGATACTAATAATTGAGATATTTTATTAACTAAAGTGCCAAGCCAATTATGTGCAACCCAAAATCAAATATTTATAACATAAAAAAATGTATGCATCCATACTTATGATAAAGGAACATCATTAATTTAGTCTATACTCTACAAGACCACCAATCTTACCATCACATGCTTTAAGCTATACTTGCTGGAAATCTCCAATGAACTATTTTATTTaataactttgaaatttcaataaAATAATCTCAAACAGAGAAGAAAGCGACACTCTGTTTCTCCATAAATCTCGATATGATAGTTATCTCTTCAGTCTAAGGTGAAACTTTCTCTAATTGGAAGGAGACAGTATTACATTACACAATCATTTCTCGTCTCCAAAAGCTTATTATGTTTAAAGAGTCCGCTTAACTGACATGGATTTCATCAGTTTTGAATAATCTATTGCAGGTTCTTATTACAAGATGAACAGAATTACTCGAAACTCAATTTAGTGAAGACAGCCAAAAAATCTGATTTTAACTGATCTTTCAAAGGAAGGAAAACTAACACACCTGGGATCAATAAATGTTGTGATATCAATAGTATCTCTGAAATTCACATGGCCACTAAGCTTACTTAAGCGTCCTCGAGCATCTTGGCTGAACCTTTTTAGATGAACAGTCAAAATTGGAGGGACTTTATCAATGAGTATCCTTTTAGTTGCATCTCTTTCCACTTTGACACCTTTAGAGTCCGTCTCATTTTCACTTTCTTCAGATTCAGGTTCATCCAACTTAACTCTCTTATCGCGATTTACTACACTACAAGCTTCATCTTGACTTGAGTAGCCATTTGTTCTATTTTGGTACACCAACCCGTCATCAAAAGCATCTGACACACCTTTCACAGCACTTCGATTAGTGGTTCTCAGTTCAATATCCCTTGGATTACTGTCCTTTGGCGCATTCTCCAGATCACCTGATCTAGGTTTCAGCAATTTCTTGTTCAGTCTCATCCTCTGTTGTCGTAGAAGTTTTGCACAGTTTTCACATTGCCAAGCATGTTCAATTTTAGATAGAAGCTCAGGCTTTGTGAAACAAGCCAAACAACTCTCCACAGACACTGGAGCATCAGTATTATCAACCTCATCTGGATCAGACTCAGTGCTATTTCCAACAGCAGAGCTAGCTTCTCCAAATCCATTTGACGTAGAAGCAGGACCATTTAGTAAAGGCTTTTCAGCAGGCCCTGCAACCGGCTCAGGTTCATTGAATAGGCCGCCGAAACCATCAAAGTCCGTAAAATCTTGTTCACCGAAAACAGCATCATAGGACACCTTGCCTTCTGCTTTTGGTATGTCACTGGTAGCTGAGGTCTCTTCCTTATAAGGAAGCAACAGAATTTCTGAATCTTGTACCTGTAATGGGGCTTCATCTTCCCAAATCCTCGTTGATGAATCGTTTCCAAGATTTGAATCCGCCGAGAAGAACTGGCTGTTTGATGCTGAGTTACACGCAACTTCACTAGCATAGCAGTCTTTAACTGGTGCTTCTTCACAAAATTGAGAAGCTATATTGCAGTTTGGTGACTTAGATCGTCCTTGATCGTCCAAGCAAATCGAATCATCTGGAGAACAAGCTTCCTCTCCACAATCCTGATTATTTTGCAAGGAGACATTATGTTGAACAGCATATTCAGTTCCGCAACCCTGATTAGTCAGAATATCATCATTTTGTGATGCGATGTCATCACCCTTGGGCAGAATATCTTGATCAAGATTAGTCGAACATGTAAAG of the Nicotiana tabacum cultivar K326 chromosome 7, ASM71507v2, whole genome shotgun sequence genome contains:
- the LOC107807562 gene encoding PLASMODESMATA CALLOSE-BINDING PROTEIN 2-like — protein: MAKPPFQVVFLFIYFLFCTEIVKVKATWCVTRSDASETALQNALDYACSSGADCVTILENGLCFLPNTIQAHASYAFNSYYQRRNRAPGSCEFAGTATIAKTDPSYGSCVYPASPSTAGGSTTPSTLGGGTTGGTTTPVTTSTLYPPPPGAANPFNGNGGTTPRVGPDIPDSEESKASHKFSNLVPAFFMLLFIHIFQLL